The following proteins come from a genomic window of Bos mutus isolate GX-2022 chromosome 21, NWIPB_WYAK_1.1, whole genome shotgun sequence:
- the IDH3A gene encoding isocitrate dehydrogenase [NAD] subunit alpha, mitochondrial isoform X1 — MAGPAWISKVSRLLGAFHNQKQVTRGFAGGVKTVTLIPGDGIGPEISAAVMKIFDAAKAPIQWEERSVTAIQGPGGKWMIPPEAKESMDKNKMGLKGPLKTPIAAGHPSMNLLLRKTFDLYANVRPCVSIEGYKTPYHDVNIVTIRENTEGEYSGIEHVIVDGVVQSIKLITEAASKRIAEFAFEYARNNHRSNVTAVHKANIMRMSDGLFLQKCREVAENCKDIKFNEMYLDTVCLNMVQDPSQFDVLVMPNLYGDILSDLCAGLIGGLGVTPSGNIGANGVAIFESVHGTAPDIAGKDMANPTALLLSAVMMLRHMGLFDHAAKIETACFATIKDGKSLTKDLGGNSKCSDFTEEICRRVKDLD; from the exons ATGGCAGGGCCCGCGTGGATCTCCAAG GTCTCTCGGCTGCTGGGGGCATTCCACAACCAAAAACAGGTGACCAGAGGTTTTGCTGGTGGT GTTAAGACAGTAACTTTAATTCCAGGAGATGGAATTGGCCCAGAAATTTCTGCTGCAGTTATGAAGATTTTTGATGCTGCCAAA GCACCTATTCAGTGGGAGGAGCGAAGCGTCACCGCCATTCAAGGTCCGGGAGGCAAGTGGATGATCCCTCCAGAAGCCAAAGAGTCCATGGATAAGAACAAGATGGGCTTGAAAG GCCCTTTAAAAACACCAATAGCTGCTGGTCACCCATCTATGAATTTATTGCTGCGTAAAACATTTGACCTTTATGCAAATGTCCGACCATGTGTCTCAATCGAAGGCTATAAAACCCCTTACCATGATGTAAATATTGTCACCATTCGAGAGAACACGGAAGGAGAATACAGTGGAATCGAGCATGTG ATCGTGGATGGAGTTGTGCAGAGTATCAAGCTCATCACTGAGGCAGCGAGCAAGCGCATCGCGGAGTTTGCATTTGAATACGCACGGAACAACCACCGGAGCAACGTCACAGCCGTGCACAAAGCCAACATCAT GCGAATGTCAGATGGGCTTTTTCTGCAAAAATGCAGGGAAGTTGCAGAAAACTGTAAAGATATTAAATTTAATGAGATGTACCTTGATACAGTATGTTTGAAT ATGGTCCAAGACCCGTCCCAGTTTGATGTTCTTGTTATGccaaatttgtatggagacatcCTTAG TGACCTGTGTGCGGGATTGATTGGAGGTCTTGGTGTGACACCAAGCGGCAACATTGGAGCCAATGGAGTTGCAATCTTCGAGTCG GTTCACGGGACCGCCCCGGACATTGCGGGCAAGGACATGGCCAATCCCACAGCCCTCCTGCTCAGCGCCGTGATGATGCTGCGCCACATGGGGCTTTTTGACCACGCTGCGAAGATTGAGACGGCGTGTTTTGCTACAATTAAGGATGGAAAG agCTTAACCAAAGATTTGGGAGGCAATTCAAAGTGCTCGGACTTCACAGAAGAAATCTGTCGCCGAGTAAAAGATTTAGATTAA
- the IDH3A gene encoding isocitrate dehydrogenase [NAD] subunit alpha, mitochondrial isoform X2: MKIFDAAKAPIQWEERSVTAIQGPGGKWMIPPEAKESMDKNKMGLKGPLKTPIAAGHPSMNLLLRKTFDLYANVRPCVSIEGYKTPYHDVNIVTIRENTEGEYSGIEHVIVDGVVQSIKLITEAASKRIAEFAFEYARNNHRSNVTAVHKANIMRMSDGLFLQKCREVAENCKDIKFNEMYLDTVCLNMVQDPSQFDVLVMPNLYGDILSDLCAGLIGGLGVTPSGNIGANGVAIFESVHGTAPDIAGKDMANPTALLLSAVMMLRHMGLFDHAAKIETACFATIKDGKSLTKDLGGNSKCSDFTEEICRRVKDLD; encoded by the exons ATGAAGATTTTTGATGCTGCCAAA GCACCTATTCAGTGGGAGGAGCGAAGCGTCACCGCCATTCAAGGTCCGGGAGGCAAGTGGATGATCCCTCCAGAAGCCAAAGAGTCCATGGATAAGAACAAGATGGGCTTGAAAG GCCCTTTAAAAACACCAATAGCTGCTGGTCACCCATCTATGAATTTATTGCTGCGTAAAACATTTGACCTTTATGCAAATGTCCGACCATGTGTCTCAATCGAAGGCTATAAAACCCCTTACCATGATGTAAATATTGTCACCATTCGAGAGAACACGGAAGGAGAATACAGTGGAATCGAGCATGTG ATCGTGGATGGAGTTGTGCAGAGTATCAAGCTCATCACTGAGGCAGCGAGCAAGCGCATCGCGGAGTTTGCATTTGAATACGCACGGAACAACCACCGGAGCAACGTCACAGCCGTGCACAAAGCCAACATCAT GCGAATGTCAGATGGGCTTTTTCTGCAAAAATGCAGGGAAGTTGCAGAAAACTGTAAAGATATTAAATTTAATGAGATGTACCTTGATACAGTATGTTTGAAT ATGGTCCAAGACCCGTCCCAGTTTGATGTTCTTGTTATGccaaatttgtatggagacatcCTTAG TGACCTGTGTGCGGGATTGATTGGAGGTCTTGGTGTGACACCAAGCGGCAACATTGGAGCCAATGGAGTTGCAATCTTCGAGTCG GTTCACGGGACCGCCCCGGACATTGCGGGCAAGGACATGGCCAATCCCACAGCCCTCCTGCTCAGCGCCGTGATGATGCTGCGCCACATGGGGCTTTTTGACCACGCTGCGAAGATTGAGACGGCGTGTTTTGCTACAATTAAGGATGGAAAG agCTTAACCAAAGATTTGGGAGGCAATTCAAAGTGCTCGGACTTCACAGAAGAAATCTGTCGCCGAGTAAAAGATTTAGATTAA